TTCCATCAAGGGGAGCCCCAATTTAATGGTCGGCGTAGGGGTTAAATGGGATCTCTATACGGGCGGAGAACATCATAATAAGATAAAGCAAGTTAAACTCGATCAGCATATCAATACGACCAAGCGAGAAGATGCGCAAGAAAAATTAAATTTATTACTCAGCAAAAATACCGTTACCTATACGACAGGCAATCAAAAGTTGAAAGTGGGGGAACAGCAATTGAAAGTTGCCGAAAATAACCTTTCCATGGCTGTTAAACAGTACCAAGCGGGCTTAATAGATGTTACTGAGTTATTGGCTGCTGAAAACGATTGGTACAAAGTTAATTTGGGTTATTTTAACAATGTTCTGCAGCAACGTACCGCTGCGGTTGAATTACTACATACATCAGGAAAATTATTACAAACTATACATGAGTAACATGAAGAATTTATATGGGATATTATCTCTGTCTATTTTTGTTTCTTGTACAAATCAAGTGAAAGAGAAGCCTATTGAAGGCAAGGTGGAGCGAGAGCAAGTGACGGTTGTGACAAAGGTTCCGGGGAAAATTGCGAAGCTTCTGGTTGAAGAGGGTGACTTTGTGCATTCGGGTGATACCTTGGCTATTTTGAGTATTCCCGAGGTAGATGCGAAAGAAGAGCAGGCAAAGGGAGCGCTGCAGTCTGCTGACGCTCAATATAATATGGCAGTCAAAGGTGCTACGAAAGGGCAATTGGTACAATTGCAAGCAAAGGTAGATGGACTTAAGGAACAATATGAATTTGCGAAAAAATCAATAGGTAGGCTGGATGCCCTTTTGCAGGACAGCCTGATTCCGCAGCAAAAGTACGACGAGACCTACGCTAAATTTCAGGGGGCTAAAAATCAATATCTTGCAGCACAGGCTGAACTAGCTGAAGCAAAAGGAGGGGCTAGACAAGAACAGCAGATTATGGCCTTGGGGCAAAAAGAACGTGCGCTGGGAGCGGTATCTGAAGTCAATGTTGCTGCCCAGGAGAAATATGTCATTGCTCCACAGGACATGAGTGTGGAAACGATTAATCTGAAAGTCGGTGAATTGGCGATGGCAGGCTATCCGATTATCAATGGTTTCCTCGATCGATCGACCTATTTTAGATTCACATTGCCCGAAAATAAAATGGGAAAATTTCAAAAAGGAGAGGCTGTGGAGGTAGAAATTCCTTATTTGAATCACAAAAAGGTTAAAGCAAAGGTGATCAGTATCAAAGCCTTAAATTCGTACGCAAGCATTGCCTCAGCTTATCCTGATTTCGATCCGCAACAGGCTGTGTTTGAATTGAAAATTGTTCCTGAAGATGTTGCCGGTAGCAAAGATTTGTTAACAAAAACGCTTGTGGTTCTCCATGCGAATTAAAGAGCTTGACTGTGAAAAAATTTTTAGAATTGATCCAACGGGAGTTTAAGCTCTTCTTCAATAATAAAGTGCTATTGATGCTTTTTCTAGGTGCACCTGTATTGTATGGTGTCTTGGTGGGGCATGTTTATAAACAAGGTAAGGTAACTCAGATGCCGGTCATTGTGGTTGATGAGGATAATAGCCCCTTAAGCAGTTCATTTATTGATATGCTTTCAGATAATGAGAGTATTGAAGTTGCCCGTGTATTACCGTCCTTATT
The DNA window shown above is from Sphingobacterium thalpophilum and carries:
- a CDS encoding biotin/lipoyl-binding protein, translating into MKNLYGILSLSIFVSCTNQVKEKPIEGKVEREQVTVVTKVPGKIAKLLVEEGDFVHSGDTLAILSIPEVDAKEEQAKGALQSADAQYNMAVKGATKGQLVQLQAKVDGLKEQYEFAKKSIGRLDALLQDSLIPQQKYDETYAKFQGAKNQYLAAQAELAEAKGGARQEQQIMALGQKERALGAVSEVNVAAQEKYVIAPQDMSVETINLKVGELAMAGYPIINGFLDRSTYFRFTLPENKMGKFQKGEAVEVEIPYLNHKKVKAKVISIKALNSYASIASAYPDFDPQQAVFELKIVPEDVAGSKDLLTKTLVVLHAN